A window of Lacibacter sediminis contains these coding sequences:
- the upp gene encoding uracil phosphoribosyltransferase: protein MVINLSEQHSLVSNWVAELRDTEIQTDRMRFRRNLERIGEIAAYEISKLLPWEEKEITTPLGSAPSKVLKEQPVLATILRAGLPLHQGLLNYFDRADNAFISAYRKHHRDGSFEISLDYISCPSLENRVVIIADPMLATGSSLVKTVQYLRDEGQPAEMHIVCAIACTVGVEFVHRIEPKVKIWCGAIDDELTAKGYIVPGLGDAGDLAYGTKVQM, encoded by the coding sequence ATGGTCATCAATTTAAGCGAGCAGCATTCGTTGGTAAGCAACTGGGTGGCTGAGTTGAGGGATACCGAAATTCAGACCGATCGTATGCGTTTCCGCCGTAACCTGGAAAGGATCGGGGAAATAGCAGCTTACGAGATCAGCAAACTCCTGCCTTGGGAGGAAAAAGAAATTACAACCCCTTTGGGTAGCGCCCCCTCCAAAGTTTTGAAGGAGCAACCGGTTCTGGCTACAATATTAAGGGCAGGTTTGCCGTTACATCAGGGATTGTTGAACTATTTCGACAGGGCCGATAATGCGTTCATCTCAGCCTACCGGAAACATCATCGTGATGGTAGTTTTGAGATCAGCCTGGATTATATCAGTTGTCCCAGCCTTGAAAACAGGGTGGTGATCATTGCAGATCCGATGCTGGCCACCGGCAGCTCGCTCGTAAAAACAGTACAGTATTTACGGGATGAAGGGCAACCGGCTGAAATGCATATCGTTTGCGCCATCGCCTGTACAGTGGGGGTTGAATTTGTGCATCGCATAGAGCCTAAAGTAAAGATCTGGTGCGGCGCAATAGACGATGAATTAACGGCGAAAGGTTATATTGTGCCAGGTTTAGGTGATGCAGGTGATCTTGCTTACGGAACAAAAGTGCAGATGTAA